In Heliangelus exortis chromosome 19, bHelExo1.hap1, whole genome shotgun sequence, the genomic stretch aaccCCACTGTGGTTCATCCTAGGGACCAACCTAAGAGAGATGGGGAAACACCCGAGCTCACAGCTGTGtctggggcagcccctggggcagcagctttGGCTTTCCCGGGTggaagcagcagggacagctctgtcccctctctATGGGGTCCCAGACACAGCAGGGtcagctctgtcccctctctATGGGGTCCCAGACACAGCAGGGtcagctctgtcccctctctATGGGGTCCCagacacagcagggacagctctgtcccctccccatggggtcctggggctgctcagctcccctgcccctctccccatcccctcaggactcttccccagcagctgatTCCCATTTTTCTGCACGGATCCCacctgcagagctcaggaaaAAGGATTTCTGACCCATCCCCTGTTGTTCTGAAatcccacagcagctcccaggggatCACTGGCCTGGATGAACCAAACCCCACAGGCAAAGTTCTTAAtcctggagcagggaggggaagattCGCCCCAAAAAAGGAAGCGGAAAATCTTACCTGGAAATCATTAATTTTCTCAGTGAGCAGATGAGGTGTTCTGGGTCACCTGGAATAACCCCAAAGGGAAGGGTCAGATGGGAGCCACCCCCTGCCATTCCCAAACATTCCCAGGGTGTTCCCAGCAGCACGGGAGGGAAATGCTGAGGACACAGAATGGgatcaggagctgctcctgacACCTCCTCCTCTCACTCAGCCCTGGTGCCCCCCCTGGAGTCACCAGCTACAAAAAACAAGGAGTTTTGGGGCAAAGAGCAAGGTGGAAAGTGGCTCCAGGTCCCAGAGTGGGTCTGTCAGGGAACACAGAATTCCTGAGCATTGAAACAGAGACAGGAGCAGATCAGGGATGAAGGAGAAGGGGCTGAGGACACAGAATGGgatcaggagctgctcctggcacctcctcctcccactcAGCCCTGGTGCCcccagcaacaaaaaacaaggAGTTTTGGGGCAAAGAGCAAGGTGGAAAGTGGCTCCAGGTCCCAGAGTGGGTCTGTCAGGGATCACAGAATTCCTAAACACAGAGAGGAGCAGGTCAGGGATGaaggagcaggggctgaggagcagggaatgggagggacctcaaaggGATGtgcagggggggacagggacagccccagggatccaggcaggagcagggatgtgtCCTGGAAATGCCCCCGGGAGGATGAACCCCAAAGGGCAAAGCCCTGAAACCCCCACCGGGCTCTCACCTGCAGATGACCTTTCAGGTTGGCAGGAGTTTTGTAATCCCCCTTTAAcacctgaggaggaaagaaagtgGGAGTGAGGCCCTGGGGTGGTGGCTGTGCTGACAGCAGAAaatcctcctcatcctcctcctcctcagctcctcccaTGGCCTGAGACAGCGGGAACACCCTGATGGGTGCTGTGCACCCCGGGGAAAAGGCAGGAGGGGGTCCGAGGGGGTCCAGAGGGGTCCCAAGGGGGGCTCCAAGGGGGGCTCCAAGGGGGGCTCCAAGGGGGGCTCCAAGGGGGGCTCCAAGGGGGGCTCCAAGGGGGGCTCCAAGGGGGTTTCCTCCTCCCTGAGTGCAAGGAAAGGCAGGGGCTGGGTGACATCCTGCTGGGGCAAGGAACCAGCacctgtagtgaaatgaggcaaccaggtgccactaattgcaggcagtgggcatgagcttgtgttaagcttGTGTTAATTAGGGCTTATTGGCCCCCCTAAccctgctcatgtgcagttggGGCCCTCCCTAACCAGGcccaggtgggcttaacacCAGCTCgtgcccactgcctggcaatgagtggcacctggttgcctcatttcactacaagcACCTCCACCTCTCAGCTCCCCTCAGAGGCTCTGGGACTGTTTTGGTCTTTACCATCGTGTCAGTTCTCCAGATTCATCCCAAAAGCACCGAGAGGTCCCTGTCAGAGCCCAGAGCCCCAGTTCACCCCCgtgccctgcagctccccagcaagCAGGGGGAgcacagaggggctgggggagagcagagcactgggagccaggggagctttgttttttttccaggcccTGAGGTGAGGTGAGTGCTGGTGCCTGCCCATGACCTGCACATGGTGACTGCTCCAGCCACAGCCATTCCCCAGCTCCCACACAGTGACAAAGGACATTTTGTCCCAGGCCACCACCACgtgcagggctgggcaggctgcaccccagagcaggaggaatTCCCTCTGTGCAGGGAGGGGGTTTTCAAAGtctttccttccagtcctgccCCAGGGACACAACCCAATACtctgcaataataaaaaaaaacaaacccagaaaccTGGTTCTGCCCAAACACCTGAGGAGCCCCCACTCCTGATGGGCTCCCTAGAACCACAGCAGAACCTGCAGCTCTTTGGGGGTCAGCCCAGTGTGCCAGCACCCCAAGAACAtccccctgcagcagcagcagccccagcaggaccagggagggaCAAGCAGAAGGAACCAACCCCACCACAGCACCCCAGGGAAccatcctggctccatcctcagcacccaccagtgctgcagcagctcgGTGGGGCTCAGcttcccttccccccaaaaaagggagggagggttTGGTTCCTCCCCTGCACAGAGTTGTTTCAGCAGCCTCTTCAGGCTCAGGGACCCCCCCAGTGGGCTCAGGGACCCCCAGTGGGCTCAGGGACCCCCACGACCAGGTCAGGACCCCCAACCCCAGGTCgggacccccaccccaggcAGTGTCACTCACTCTGTGTGTGTTGTTGACAACCCAGGGGTCGGGGTGGCCGTAGTTGGGGGGGTTGGCGTGGGGGTCATAGCCCAGCCTGGCCAGCATGGGTGCAATGTGGGCCATGTCCTGcagcacatccccagggatgtgcCCGGTCCATTTGGATAATGCTTCCAGGTTCACTGGCTTGATCACCTGGTCTGTTGATCTTTCTATCCTGGgagagaaaacaacaaaacaaaacaaaaccacaaaaacgCAAATACAAGATCCTGAAAATGCCActgaaaatctaaaaaaaaaaaaaaaaaaaaataaactgccGTTTCTCTTTAGGCGACCTTGGAAAAATTTACTCTGAGCAAACGGTGCTGAAAGCCCCAGAGAAATGGGTGCCCCGGGCAGGCAGAGGTGGCTGCTTGTCTGGTTCCCTTCCAGCAGGGACTGAAACCTCCTTTTGGGAGGATTTTGGGAAACAAAGGGGattggagaggagcaggaggtgaggggaggggaacagccctggcagaggcagagcagggagtgctgggtgtgcctgcagccagcaggattTCCTGGGATTCTGCAACACCAGCACCAAGCCTGGCAAGAACTGCTGCACTCGTTAGCAGCAAAATTAATTGTGGTAAGGAGGTGTCTGAGGACAggtggagaaaaagaggctgggAAGAGCTCACATGCAGTTCTCAagtcagggagaaaaaaaccctcttcctGCAAGTGTCAAGAGATGAGTAAAAGCGTGACCTGATCCCAAACTCCTCTCCTAAGAAACCGCTCTGCTGGGCACAAcagatttatatttatatctatatttatatttataaacacaaatataaatatatttatatctatatttataatCTATATTCACATTGTGCCTATCACCATactgataaacattctttggagctgctctgacagcagaggtaagaacaggaggcacagcctgttagtacctcagcacttctgtttccaaccaattaaaaaaaaaaaaaaaaaaaagggaaaaaagaaaaaaaaaaaaaaaaagggaaaaaagtccCAAGGCTCTGCTACCAGCCTGGTGTTTAACACTGGTGCTGTTGGAGGGAGACCCACTGTGACTGGCACAGTTTGCACTGTGAGCTCTCCAGCCGTGCTGCAGACCTGGGCAGGGGTCTCAGGGGGGCAGTGGGATGGGAAGGTTCCCCCATCCCCTGCTCAGAAACACAAGAGcagtgtgctgcagctcctgcccccccaaaatcccatgGGAACACATCCTGTGAGGAGCCAAGGGTGTTTGGGCTGGAGAAGAGGCGAGAGGAGACCtcagggctctgcagctgcctggagggaggtgggaagcAGCCTCTGGtcctgagggatgggatgggagcagagggaagggatggaagctgtgccaggggaggatTAGGCTGATGTTAGGGAATATTTTGTCACTGAgggggttgtcaggcactgggatggcccaggtggagtcaccatccctgggggcaTTTAAAGGCGTTTGGAGCTGATCCTTAGGGACAGGGTTAGGAGTTGGTTGTGGTGTTGGGCacaggttgggctggatgagcttggagcCTGTTCCAACCTGAACATTTGGTGACTCTGTgatcccccagccccatccctgtccccccagCCACTCACTTGGACAGCGAGACCCCCCCGGGCTTCCCGATGAGCTCCTCGTGGTGCAGCACAGCCTCGCTCCAGGAGATGCCCAGGAAGTGGGAGATGGCACGCAGGGAGGGCTCGGGGTGCAGCACCAGCTGCTCGTAGTAGACGGGGAGGCAGCGGGAGGGCCCGACCTCCATGCACTGCGCGTACATCACCTCGATGGCCTTGTTCCACTTGGCCAGGCAGTCCCGGTAGCTGCTGAGGTCGAAGCCCGCGATGGTCACCTTGCGGGTGATCATGGAGTGGACGGAGGCCCGGCCGTCCCGAACCATCAGGAGGAACTTGGAGTTGGGGAAAATCCTGGACAGGTAGACGGAGGACTTGAGGGTGAAGGGGTCCTTGTTGCAGAGGAACCGTGCGGGCTCGCCGTGCTTGGCGATCACCTCCAGGATGAAGGCCTGCATGGCCGCGTCCAGCACCGCCTCCGTCACCCCCGCCTCGTCCAGACGCATCTTCTCCCGCCCGGACCTGGCCCACGCCTGCCTCATGGCCAGCACCCTGGGGATCACCCGCGTCTCCTCCCCACACCGCACCTCGGGGTGGGCGTCCAGCATGGCCCTCATCAGCGTCGTGCCGCTGCGCGGGACCCCCCCGATGAAGATCAGGGGCATCTCCTTGCTGTAGCGGTACTCGACCTGCCGGGAGTccctcagcaccagctcctcctgctcgGGTCTCATCAGCGCCTGCCTCCTCTGGCTCAGAACCTGCTGGCACTCCAGGACCTGCTGGCCCAGCTGCAGAGTCACCGTCAGGGCCACCACGGCGCCCACCGCCAGCAGCACCCTCCTCGTGGTCACCCTcatcctcccctcctcctcctcctgacgGGACGCTGACCACGCTTCAGCTTTCAGGCTGCAAACCTCCAACCCGAGGGGCATCTGCAAGAGACACGGCATGGTCAGGGCACCCCAGCATCCTGCCAGGCTCTGTCTTCAGGACGCTGACACCATCCCGGGATTTATCAGCTCCTgcactcagcagcagctcccagctcctgctccccaggagtTAATTAACGTCTGTCTGGAGCACACCCAAAGAGATTATCTCTGGGCTGCCTGTGCACCCAGAAACACAGGTTTGCAGCTGGAGAAAAGCTCCAAGAACCATTCAGAGAGGAGGAGCACCACATACCCAGTCagtccttgaaaaaaaaataaagtaaaataaaatttaaaaatctctatAATAATAGAGTCTGTTCCCTCACAGGTGAAGGCCAAACCCTCCCTGCAGTCCCCTTGCCTTCTGCATCTGAGCTCAGCTCACCACCACCTCATCACTTCAACCCCTGGACCAAGgggtggacttgatgatctcagaggtcctttccagcccagctgattctatgattctataattctattcTCCAGCCACCTCCCTGTGGCTTCTTCAGTTCCCATGTGCagccagaggggagggggaaagctgaaggaaaagcaaaaggaaagcacCTGGTGCAGATCTGAAGGGTCTGAGCCAGGAGACAATAactaataattaataatacaaaattaaacagCTCCCCACTAGCATGAAACACTTGGAGAAATTAACCCCCCCCTCCAGGCTAACTGGATCCCCCTCTCCAGGCACTGACCTTACACACAAATCCATGCAGACTTCCTCAGGCACAGAGACATTCTGGGTTTTGTGcctgtggggagcaggcagcccGTGGGTTCTGCAGGATCCCTGCTCTGCATCCAGCCCGGGAAGGCtcctgagcagcctggcactgctccccacaccctcctcccccttcagctccagctgggaaCCCAGGTTTTGCAATCCTGCCCAGGCTCACCCAGGGATTTCAAGTTCTTTGTGACTCTGtggctggggtgggagctgAATGGTGTGGAAGGAACGGGATGTCCACACGTTTTGTTTCACTTGACAGTCCAAAGAACTCctccagcaacagaaaaaaaaaacgtttTCTCCTCCTGACTCTCCACGAAATAACAGCTTTAGCAGCAGCCTCTGTGAAGCCCTTGGtggtggggagcaggcaggggacccagcccagcacccagcacctcctggagCCCCAGGACTtgctcccttccccttcccccccactGCTCTGCTCAGGGGGTTTCTGCCccctctctgcctgccccagcccagcaccacacGCCCCTCACCACCACGGGGATCTCTGGggctcctcagctccctgcttcaCATGTGCCAGGCTTCACCCAGCCTCAAGTGGCCACACGCTATAAAAAGGCACAGATGCTGGGCTGCTGGCTTAGAGGTAAATcagagggaacaaaaaaaaccaaaaaaacaaaaaaacaccaaaacaaaacacacacacacaaaaaaaacaacaggaaaaaaaacccaagcaaaaaacaacaaaaaaacccccaacaacccaatcaaacccaaaaaacaaacaaaacccaaaaagcaaataaaaaaatcctaaccatttaaaaaacagcccaggcatttctgcagcactgaagtAAGACTAAAGGAAGAGTCAGACCCGTGACAGGCAAGCACTCATCTGCTCCTTCCTGCTACCTTCATCTGCTCCACTCAGGTAAATATATTCAATTGTTTACCCTAAGAAGAACTGCAAATGCCACAAGACCCAGCTCAGTGCTTGGTAGCCAGAGCATCAGGATTTAAGGCCAACTGGAATAATTAGGGCAATGCAGACCAGGACAGGGTAATTagcaggaaagctctgcagcTTGAGAAGGAGGCACAGAGGTGCTCTGTTCCCTGGAAAAACAACTCCCAGGGTTTCTTTCCCACCAGGATAATCCCAGAAGCTCTGTTTGGAGAGGAACAAGGGACTGACTCCTTTTGCTGTGTGCAGAAGGGGGGGTGGCAGCATCATCCATTCTCCTGGGGACCATCCTGCCCACCCAGCTCTTTGGGGGGAatcccccctgcaccccagaggGCTGAGCCATGCTCAGGAACTGCAAtccatcccaccacctcccttccatcccttccatGCAACTCTCCCACTCAGAAGCCCCCCCAAAATGTGCAGGATCTGTCTGTCTgtgggggcagagggatgggtaattccctccccagcagagagCTGGCGGAACCCCCCTGGCAGAGGGGGTGTCAGGGCTGTCTGATCAGACCCAGCCTCCCAGCCCTGTGGGTGCCCACGCTGACTCCCAGGGCTCCCGTGGGACATCCAAGAGGGGACTGGAAAGCCATGGGGAGCCCCAGTGCCAGGAGGTGACCCCAGGCTGGAGCCCTGAGTGCAGCTGGGACACTGCAGGCAGTGACAGACTCTGACCCCCAGCCTTccccccaggagctggtggggaagggacagcagagcagtgacAAACAAGGACACGAGGTCCTTCTGTGTTTTGCCTGCTGATCAGCCAggagtacacacacacacagcttgaACCACTCCttgcagagccagcacagcattaagggggtggcagggacagTGTGCACCAGCAGATAAAATATCCAGCAGCCCACACCAGAGTCCCAGGGGAACGGgctgctctggcactgccaggCTGGGTGCTTACCTTCCCCCAGTGAGTTCattctgctgctggctgagcttCATGCTGGGATGCAGGTGGCCACCAAAAGACctaaggtggaaaaaaaagcagcagtgtcaATGGTGTTTATTTATGGCACACAtctgtggctgcagggaggagtgatgctcccctcccctcctcaccacctccccctgcccacagcctcctcccagcccagggcaaGGGGGTCCCAGCTCATGGTCAGAGACTCAGCACCACCCTGGCAGCATTTGCAGGgctgaagcaggaggagaaagagagggatgCAGAAAGGCAGCTGCTGTTTGAGGACACGAAgctgcagggggacaggagCAGCCAGGATGTGTCAGACCCTGGGGACAACAGTCCCAGCATGGCACGTGGCCATTGCTCACCACTGCCGGGGGGGCTTCCTGCAGCCAGCTCCCCCTCAATGCACCGTGGCCTCAGAGGATGTTTTTGAGAACATTTCAAGCATGGACACTAATTGTTATTCCAGCCACCCGAgagtctcctcctctcctgccaccAAACGTCACGCAGCCCCTCCACTCACTCCAGAGCTCCTTAGAAACCAGAGGGAAActccacccagcagcagcagctccgtGAGAACTTATCCTCAGCAAACacatcccccccttccctgccaggCTTCCTGCTGCACCCTGCTCTGATGGCCCCCCCTGAACAAGGGGTTTTGGGCTGGGATGTGGCAGAGCCCCGAGCCCAGCCCAGGCACAACCTGCTCTGGAAacagctccagcactgccctgcccatgacagacacacagacacacacacagacagacacacagacagacacacagacagacacacagacagacacacagacagacacacagacagacacacagacacttGCAGATTTCCTTCCTGATGCCTCCCACCAGCACCAACCCCCCGTGgcctcctcatcctccctcaCTGACCACAGCTGAGAGCATCTCTGCCCAGAGCCAGGgagcccagcaccagctccagtGATGAAGCAACAATCCAGCTCCAATCCAGTTGAAGCAGCAAAGCGCTACAAACAAACAACTACACCAATTTCCACAACAAGCTCAGTTATCATCTaaaaatgcctcttttttttttcccccccacccccctttctTGAAACCATTCCCAGAGATGATTGCTGTTAACTGTGACTTCCCCAGGAGACTTAGGTGTGGTCTGGAAAACTTTAGCTCAAATCCTCGGTGCTCAATAAAAAGGATGAGGAAGTGCAGATGTCTTTGtggtggagcagcagcagaagctgtagTCAGCAATACAGATCCTAACTTATCTGGCTCCCATCTTTACAGATCAGCAGAACTTAATCACTTAATTGCTACGTTGCAGTTAATTGACACACAGCACAACAATAAACACAGCAACCACCATGGGGACGTGTCCAGACGTGCTGTCACCTCCTGGGTGACACCTGGTGGCATTTCACAACACCCCAGGAGCCCAGGGCATCCCCGGAGCAGGACAGAGATGCTCAGCCCTGAGGAGCATCAGCAGGGAGGGATCAAACCAGtcccaggagaggaaaaatgggAATGTCCAGGGGGCCTGagggtgaggagctgctggcacacAACACACAGGGGGGCTCCTCCAGCTCAGCTTCAAAGCACCCtgaacaaaagctgaaaaacaattttttttttttttacgagAGTCCTCAAGAGGCCCAcgagcagccctggggaagcagAAGGGATGGGGCAAGCTGAGGGGTGGGTGCTGAGGTTGgccccacagcatccccagccctgttGCACAACCCAGGAGATGCCTGGATTGATCCCAGGGggctgggcagcctgggggagcagagcccaccctgccctgcaccccctgcccacccccagctccacaACCAGGGGCTCCAGAGGAGCCCAACTTCACCTGCATGAAATGAACCTGCTGGACAGCACCTGCAGCActcagaaaaaaccccaaccaaccaaacaagaagCTGCTTTCAGGCCATCAAGTGGTGAGAACAGAAACatcaccagcacagcagcttgtgcttgcttttgctttgcaggCCACAAACCCTGGCGTATCTACAGGAACCAGAAGCCAATCCCACTATAAACACCTGGATTTTGGAGCATTTCTGGGCTAGTGCCTCTCTGAAAATCCCTGAGCAAAACAACCAGCACCGTGCTTTGCATTTGCACTGCCAACATCATCCACCCCaagtaaaactggaaaaaaaaaaacaaaacaaaaaaccaggcAAAAGTGTGTCCCAGCAGACATCTTAGCACCCAGCCCATGGGGAGGGTGTTGAAGGCTGCACCTCAGCACCCAACCTGCTCAGGTCACCTCTGGGACAGCCATGGGACACCCTGACACTGCTGTCAGGAGCACCCCAGGGATGAGTGGGGCTCTCTAAAGAACCCCAAAGCACGAACCCTTCCTGTGGTGATTTAATTCTCACTGCTGGGTACCTTGGGAGATAAACCAGCAGAATTTGATGCCCCCAGGATTAAGGCAGGGCACATCCCTTTCAAGGGCAGATTTCTTGCTCAGAAAAGCCAGCCAGTTGGTCTCCTGAGCCATGCAGAGCATTCCCAGccaagcagccctgcagagcatcctcagagagcctgtcctgggctgcatggCACAGCCTGCTTCCCAAACCACAGCAACAAAGACTCATCAGGCATTTTACAGAACAAACATACTGTTTGCTTATCGCCTTAAGGCTGGTATgattagaaaaacatttcattatccCCTGCTCAACACTTCAACACtcctgaaataataaaaatcccaCCAGCTGACAGCAGCTCGGCTCCTCCCGCCTCTCCTCCCAAGCACAGCAATGGCATTTTATCATCCTCTGATGGAAACCACAGCATCCACTTCTGCCAACCTCCCCGCCAGGCAGCAGCCTTTGTCTCAAACTGCCTTATTAATTATGAAACACCCCaagtgggagctgctggcagtgaTGGAGGCACCGACCCCAGTGACCTGGCACAGccaccctgcccacccccccgGGAGATGGGCTCCCTCTTCACTTTGGAAGAACTGGTGCTGAAATGGGACAGGAGCcctgcagagggatggatgCATCTGACTTTTAATCAACCCGGAGCTCCAATTCACAGAGCTTTACCTTTGCTTAATTACTCTGCAGTCGCTGCCtcggggatggggggggggaatgaCAAAGGCAAAGCCATCACGGGTACcactgcagggatggtgacaccCAGACAAACACTGACCagtgtccccatcaccctgctccccacagggctgggagaggggatctgggaagcagagagctgtTCCCCTGCTCCTCCAACCCCGACCCCAggcccagaggagctggagcctgCAGCCCCCATGAACCCACTGCACTCAGTGTGACTCTTCCAACACTGAGCAAAGGTTGCCCACCTGAATGTGGGTGGTCAGAGCCATGGGGGAAAagttagagggaa encodes the following:
- the TPST2 gene encoding protein-tyrosine sulfotransferase 2, whose product is MPLGLEVCSLKAEAWSASRQEEEEGRMRVTTRRVLLAVGAVVALTVTLQLGQQVLECQQVLSQRRQALMRPEQEELVLRDSRQVEYRYSKEMPLIFIGGVPRSGTTLMRAMLDAHPEVRCGEETRVIPRVLAMRQAWARSGREKMRLDEAGVTEAVLDAAMQAFILEVIAKHGEPARFLCNKDPFTLKSSVYLSRIFPNSKFLLMVRDGRASVHSMITRKVTIAGFDLSSYRDCLAKWNKAIEVMYAQCMEVGPSRCLPVYYEQLVLHPEPSLRAISHFLGISWSEAVLHHEELIGKPGGVSLSKIERSTDQVIKPVNLEALSKWTGHIPGDVLQDMAHIAPMLARLGYDPHANPPNYGHPDPWVVNNTHRVLKGDYKTPANLKGHLQVTQNTSSAH